The following coding sequences are from one Paenibacillus stellifer window:
- a CDS encoding class I SAM-dependent DNA methyltransferase, giving the protein MPSYGKFAYVYDELMADMPYPRWLEFAETAWKRLGRPETVAELGCGTGSLTIPLTESGYHMTGIDLSEDMLAVARQKLEDQPRGRRFMREGSVQWIRQDMRDWELPEKVDAVISFCDCLNYLLEEEDITAVLQRTYDGLKPGGSFLFDVHHPRTLIRYEEEQPFIYDDPSVSYIWTCEMDVPRREIEHHLSIFVQEEGDRYRRFEETHVQRAYDPEWMKEELARAGFRNIEVYADFEWIAAGDDAERLFYVAVK; this is encoded by the coding sequence ATGCCCTCGTACGGGAAATTTGCTTATGTGTATGATGAATTGATGGCGGACATGCCGTACCCGCGTTGGCTCGAGTTCGCGGAGACGGCATGGAAGCGGCTGGGGCGTCCGGAGACCGTGGCCGAGCTCGGCTGCGGGACCGGGAGCCTGACGATCCCGTTGACGGAGTCGGGCTACCACATGACAGGCATCGATCTGTCTGAGGATATGCTGGCTGTGGCCCGGCAGAAGCTGGAGGATCAGCCCCGGGGCCGCCGGTTCATGAGAGAAGGAAGCGTGCAGTGGATCAGGCAGGACATGAGAGACTGGGAGCTTCCCGAGAAAGTAGACGCCGTGATCTCCTTCTGCGATTGTCTGAATTATTTGCTCGAAGAAGAAGACATCACCGCTGTACTGCAGCGGACCTACGACGGTCTGAAACCGGGAGGCAGCTTCCTGTTCGATGTGCACCATCCCCGGACCCTGATTCGGTACGAAGAAGAGCAGCCTTTCATTTATGACGATCCGTCCGTGTCTTATATTTGGACCTGCGAAATGGATGTGCCCCGGCGGGAGATCGAGCATCACCTGTCCATCTTCGTTCAGGAGGAAGGCGACCGCTATCGCCGCTTCGAGGAGACTCATGTGCAGCGGGCGTATGATCCGGAGTGGATGAAGGAAGAACTGGCCAGAGCCGGCTTCCGGAATATTGAAGTCTATGCCGATTTCGAGTGGATTGCTGCCGGGGATGATGCGGAGCGGTTGTTCTATGTGGCGGTAAAATAA
- the nadD gene encoding nicotinate-nucleotide adenylyltransferase, which translates to MKVGIMGGTFDPIHNGHMVAAETARDAFGLEEIWFMPSHIPPHKHAAGVSGEDRLALVREAIRNNSAFRILDWEIVRGGVSYTIDTIRMLQERYPEVEFYFIIGADMVQYLPKWKDIDELARRLTFIGLSRPGIPLDLGALPSHIAASVRLAEMPEIGISSTLIRERAASGRSIRYLVPEAVYDYVVRSELYGVQP; encoded by the coding sequence GTGAAGGTTGGCATCATGGGCGGAACCTTCGATCCCATTCATAACGGCCATATGGTAGCTGCGGAGACCGCGAGGGACGCTTTCGGACTGGAAGAGATCTGGTTCATGCCTTCCCATATTCCGCCTCATAAACATGCGGCGGGCGTATCGGGAGAGGATCGGCTCGCCCTTGTCCGCGAGGCGATCCGGAACAACAGCGCCTTCCGCATTCTGGACTGGGAAATCGTACGAGGCGGCGTCTCTTACACGATCGATACGATTCGGATGCTTCAGGAGCGCTATCCTGAAGTTGAATTTTATTTTATTATCGGAGCCGATATGGTACAGTATCTGCCGAAGTGGAAGGATATCGACGAATTGGCCCGCCGTCTGACCTTCATCGGTCTATCCCGTCCGGGAATACCGCTGGATCTCGGGGCGCTTCCTTCGCATATCGCGGCGAGCGTCCGGCTGGCGGAGATGCCGGAGATCGGGATATCGTCCACGCTGATCAGGGAGCGTGCGGCTTCTGGACGGTCAATCCGGTATCTCGTCCCTGAGGCGGTATACGATTATGTGGTGAGGAGTGAGCTTTATGGAGTTCAGCCGTGA
- the aroE gene encoding shikimate dehydrogenase yields MTATALPWASETGEILLGVIGSPIAHSKSPQMHTAGLKALGIKGAYVPLHVHPGSLGETISSIRTLGFRGINVTLPHKVAVIPYLDAVDRSAEAIGAVNTIVNNGGVLTGYNTDGIGYVRSLKSEAASDLAGRRIMVIGAGGAARGILDALLLERPASVIIANRSREKAAELAESWSGRGDLKGIGLGEIEEYVQGMDIVINTTSVGMHPNVDQMPIDPDILPEGIVVSDLIYNPLHTRFLLESERRKGCVIHSGVGMFLYQGAYALEYWTGRPAPIKEMRQALLESLGHESRTGN; encoded by the coding sequence ATGACCGCAACGGCTTTGCCGTGGGCTTCGGAGACCGGAGAGATCCTGCTCGGCGTTATCGGAAGTCCAATCGCACATTCCAAATCCCCGCAGATGCATACGGCGGGGCTCAAGGCACTCGGCATCAAGGGAGCCTATGTTCCGCTGCATGTGCATCCGGGCAGTCTCGGCGAGACGATTTCGTCCATCCGGACGCTCGGCTTCCGGGGAATTAATGTGACTCTGCCGCACAAGGTTGCCGTCATTCCTTACCTCGACGCCGTCGACCGGTCAGCCGAAGCTATCGGAGCCGTGAATACGATCGTCAATAACGGGGGAGTGCTGACCGGCTACAACACGGACGGGATCGGTTATGTCCGTTCACTGAAATCAGAGGCAGCCAGCGACCTTGCCGGCCGGCGGATTATGGTGATCGGCGCGGGCGGCGCAGCGCGCGGTATCTTGGATGCGCTGCTTCTGGAGCGACCCGCCTCGGTTATCATTGCGAACCGGAGCCGCGAGAAGGCAGCCGAGCTGGCGGAGAGCTGGAGCGGCCGCGGCGACCTTAAGGGAATCGGCCTCGGCGAGATTGAAGAATATGTCCAGGGGATGGACATTGTAATCAACACCACTTCGGTCGGCATGCACCCGAACGTGGACCAGATGCCGATCGATCCTGACATCCTTCCGGAAGGCATCGTGGTCAGCGACCTGATCTACAATCCGCTGCATACCCGCTTTCTGCTTGAAAGTGAGCGGCGGAAAGGCTGTGTGATTCACAGCGGAGTGGGCATGTTTCTCTACCAGGGAGCTTATGCCCTGGAGTACTGGACCGGACGCCCGGCGCCGATCAAGGAGATGCGGCAGGCGTTACTTGAGAGCCTAGGACATGAAAGCCGTACAGGCAATTAG
- a CDS encoding DUF58 domain-containing protein — protein MRRYLSAAALKLPAKLAGVIAVWSVTLLYVLFQGGKTSVMLLTMVSVLILYLIAGGFAGVRRAQGSRMLYLEGERQDLLHAGGFLRVKLGITLPGFLPLPYVVVKEVLKRHNGESWIFEESVVPNFKGHGELKFQTPPLERGRYFFSDTEIASSDIFGLVEYKGRFTTPGQFGVLPRMVPVTSWMLYERNSRAAGPQVSLAPSRRETTQINGVRDYVYGDRISRIHWNATARTGTWKSKEFEHESLPKTMLVLDGTSTAYANEPQFELAVSTAASLLGYGIRDRIGMGLCCLDKEIKVFPPAESGSERQKMIQYLVDIEGEGKGPLLPRLEKSWRMFPRGAYFVLISPRSASDSLEALRWAESRGMTPCHIQVKNPQSRRSHEWQDDSKTQGYLTHRVGDLHELPAVLGGYPS, from the coding sequence ATGAGACGTTATTTGTCCGCAGCCGCTTTGAAGCTGCCGGCCAAGCTGGCAGGCGTGATCGCTGTCTGGAGCGTCACCCTGCTGTATGTGCTGTTTCAGGGCGGCAAGACGTCAGTTATGCTGCTTACGATGGTGTCGGTCCTTATTCTATATTTGATCGCAGGCGGTTTCGCCGGTGTGCGGAGAGCTCAAGGCAGCCGGATGCTGTATCTGGAGGGGGAGAGACAGGATCTGCTTCATGCGGGAGGTTTCCTCCGGGTGAAGCTGGGGATTACGCTTCCCGGGTTCCTGCCGCTGCCATATGTCGTCGTTAAGGAAGTGCTGAAACGGCATAACGGCGAGTCCTGGATTTTCGAAGAAAGCGTGGTCCCGAACTTCAAGGGACATGGCGAGCTTAAATTTCAGACGCCTCCCTTGGAGCGGGGGCGCTATTTTTTCTCTGATACGGAGATTGCCAGCAGCGATATTTTCGGACTTGTTGAATATAAAGGGCGTTTTACAACACCAGGACAGTTCGGCGTACTGCCCCGGATGGTGCCCGTTACTTCGTGGATGCTCTATGAGCGCAATTCACGTGCGGCAGGACCCCAGGTGTCACTGGCGCCTTCGCGCAGGGAGACGACCCAGATCAATGGTGTCCGCGATTATGTATATGGAGACCGGATAAGCCGCATTCACTGGAACGCCACGGCGAGAACGGGCACATGGAAATCGAAGGAGTTCGAGCATGAGTCTCTTCCGAAGACGATGCTTGTGCTGGACGGAACGTCAACGGCATATGCCAATGAGCCGCAGTTTGAATTGGCCGTCTCGACGGCGGCTTCGCTGCTGGGCTACGGCATCCGGGATCGCATCGGCATGGGGCTGTGCTGCCTGGACAAGGAGATCAAGGTGTTCCCTCCCGCCGAGAGCGGCTCGGAGCGTCAGAAGATGATTCAGTATCTGGTCGACATTGAAGGAGAGGGGAAAGGTCCGCTCCTTCCAAGGCTGGAGAAGAGCTGGCGCATGTTCCCCAGGGGAGCCTATTTCGTGCTCATCAGCCCGCGGTCTGCCAGCGACTCGCTTGAAGCTTTGCGCTGGGCGGAGAGCCGGGGCATGACTCCCTGCCACATTCAGGTTAAGAACCCGCAGTCGCGCCGAAGCCATGAATGGCAGGATGATTCCAAGACGCAGGGATATTTGACACACCGGGTAGGCGATCTTCACGAGCTGCCCGCCGTGCTGGGAGGGTATCCGTCATGA
- the rsfS gene encoding ribosome silencing factor, producing the protein MTIQSKELLQLTLNAVEDKKAMNVVALDLRGVSLISDYFVICHGNSDTQVQAIATEVRKVAQEAGTAIKGIEGMDAARWVLMDLGDVVVHIFHRDEREYYNIERLWSDAKVVETV; encoded by the coding sequence ATGACCATACAATCCAAGGAGCTGCTTCAGCTGACGCTGAATGCGGTTGAAGATAAAAAAGCAATGAACGTCGTGGCCCTGGATCTGCGCGGAGTTTCGCTGATCAGCGATTACTTCGTGATCTGTCACGGCAACTCGGATACGCAGGTGCAGGCGATTGCCACGGAGGTGCGCAAGGTTGCCCAGGAGGCGGGAACCGCTATCAAGGGCATCGAAGGCATGGATGCGGCCCGCTGGGTGCTAATGGACCTTGGCGATGTGGTCGTTCACATCTTCCACCGCGACGAGCGCGAATATTATAATATTGAACGTCTATGGTCCGACGCGAAGGTTGTGGAGACGGTATGA
- the yhbY gene encoding ribosome assembly RNA-binding protein YhbY — protein MTLTGKQKRYLRSLAHHLDSVFQVGKGGVNDQLIRHIEEAIEKRELMKISVLNNCAEDPKEIGGELAEQSGSELVQVIGKTIVLYKESRDNKTIELP, from the coding sequence ATGACGTTAACCGGCAAACAAAAGCGCTATCTTCGGTCGCTGGCCCATCACCTGGACTCGGTGTTCCAGGTAGGCAAGGGCGGAGTGAACGACCAACTGATCCGCCATATCGAGGAAGCGATCGAAAAACGCGAGCTGATGAAGATCAGCGTGCTGAACAACTGCGCCGAGGACCCGAAAGAGATCGGCGGTGAGCTGGCTGAACAGTCCGGCTCCGAACTGGTGCAGGTCATCGGGAAGACGATTGTCCTGTACAAGGAATCGCGCGACAACAAGACGATCGAGCTTCCGTAG
- a CDS encoding YqeG family HAD IIIA-type phosphatase has product MFEMLVPRLRVNTVFDIDLEDLYRKGYRGIITDLDNTLVGAKAPLATPELLVWFDKVKQLGFKLVIVSNNNMDRVSKFATPLNIEFVHGARKPSNAPFHRAMKLMEIGPDSTIVVGDQMLTDVYGGNRLGLYTVLVLPISPKDEGFGTRINRRVERIALTRLRKQGLWHEEESKE; this is encoded by the coding sequence ATGTTTGAAATGCTCGTCCCCAGACTTCGGGTGAATACGGTGTTCGACATCGATCTGGAGGACTTGTACAGGAAGGGGTACCGGGGCATTATTACCGATCTGGACAATACGCTGGTCGGAGCCAAGGCGCCGCTCGCCACGCCGGAGCTTCTGGTGTGGTTCGACAAGGTTAAGCAGCTTGGCTTCAAGCTGGTCATCGTGTCCAACAACAATATGGACAGAGTATCCAAATTTGCGACTCCGCTGAACATCGAATTCGTGCACGGGGCGCGCAAGCCCAGCAACGCTCCTTTCCACAGAGCGATGAAATTGATGGAGATTGGACCGGACAGCACGATCGTTGTCGGAGATCAAATGCTGACGGATGTGTACGGCGGCAACCGGCTCGGGCTATATACGGTACTGGTGCTTCCGATCTCTCCCAAGGACGAAGGGTTCGGGACGCGGATTAACCGCCGGGTGGAACGCATCGCGCTGACTCGGCTTCGCAAACAAGGATTGTGGCATGAGGAGGAAAGCAAGGAATGA
- the yqeH gene encoding ribosome biogenesis GTPase YqeH: MNQELERQQQSHCSGCGVKLQIGNPELPGYLPEAAYNREPVICQRCFRIKNYNEMSSVSLDQDEFLRLLSGIGEKNALVVHIVDLFDFEGSLISGLQRFVGSNPVILAVNKCDLLPKVTNWNKLRNWVQQRAKEQGLKTAEIVLCSAKRGQGFDRLLDAVSSLRGRRDVYVVGATNVGKSTLINRLISDYSDLEQELTTSRYPGTTLDSVKIPLDDGHYIVDTPGIVYPWRYSELVERRDLDAVMPVKPLKPAVYQLNAGQTLFFGGMGRFDFIQGEHQSFTCFISGSLKIHRTKLERADELYRDHRGVMLAPPSLEDADKLPQWQRHEFRIGRGSRSDVFVSGLGWIKLNGAEGAVVAVHVPKGVKVLVRPSLI; the protein is encoded by the coding sequence ATGAATCAAGAGTTGGAACGACAGCAGCAGAGCCATTGCAGCGGCTGCGGCGTCAAGCTGCAGATCGGGAACCCGGAACTGCCGGGTTACTTGCCGGAGGCTGCTTATAACCGGGAGCCGGTCATTTGCCAGCGCTGCTTCCGCATCAAGAACTACAACGAAATGTCCTCGGTGTCCTTGGATCAGGACGAGTTTCTTCGTCTGCTCTCCGGCATCGGGGAGAAGAATGCGCTTGTGGTGCATATCGTCGATCTGTTCGACTTCGAGGGAAGCCTCATTTCGGGGCTGCAGCGGTTTGTCGGCAGCAATCCTGTTATTCTGGCTGTCAACAAATGCGATCTTCTGCCCAAGGTGACCAACTGGAACAAGCTGCGCAACTGGGTGCAGCAGCGCGCCAAGGAACAAGGCCTGAAGACGGCGGAAATCGTGCTGTGCAGCGCCAAGCGCGGACAGGGCTTCGACCGGCTGCTGGATGCGGTTTCATCGCTGCGCGGCCGGCGCGACGTCTATGTGGTCGGCGCAACCAATGTCGGCAAGTCCACCCTGATCAACCGGCTGATTTCGGATTACAGCGATCTGGAGCAGGAGCTGACAACCTCACGCTATCCCGGCACTACGCTGGACAGCGTCAAAATCCCGCTGGATGACGGTCATTATATCGTCGATACGCCGGGGATTGTCTACCCTTGGCGCTACAGCGAGCTGGTCGAGCGGCGGGATCTCGACGCCGTCATGCCCGTCAAGCCGCTGAAGCCGGCTGTCTACCAGCTAAACGCCGGGCAGACGCTCTTCTTCGGTGGAATGGGCCGCTTCGACTTCATTCAGGGCGAGCATCAGTCGTTCACCTGCTTCATCAGCGGCAGTCTCAAGATTCATCGGACCAAGCTGGAACGGGCCGATGAGCTGTACCGGGATCACCGGGGCGTGATGCTGGCGCCTCCGTCTCTGGAGGATGCGGACAAGCTGCCGCAATGGCAGCGGCATGAATTTCGAATCGGCCGGGGAAGCCGGAGCGACGTCTTCGTCTCCGGCCTCGGCTGGATCAAATTGAACGGAGCGGAAGGCGCAGTCGTCGCTGTCCATGTCCCCAAGGGCGTGAAGGTGCTGGTTCGCCCTTCGCTGATTTAA
- the yqeK gene encoding bis(5'-nucleosyl)-tetraphosphatase (symmetrical) YqeK yields the protein MEFSREALIESVSSQMPEKRWKHTLGVMKTSVELAERYGGDPERAETAATLHDVAKYWPVERMREIIEDNDLSAELLRYDKQLWHAEVGAFVAEKEYGITDREILDAIRFHTSGREGMTLMDKIVCLADYIEPGRDFPGVDRIRKLAKSSLEEGLIAGFDSTISLLLEKRKIVFPLTLLSRNDLVRALEEKE from the coding sequence ATGGAGTTCAGCCGTGAGGCACTGATTGAATCGGTATCATCCCAGATGCCCGAGAAGCGCTGGAAGCATACGCTTGGCGTCATGAAGACTTCGGTCGAATTGGCCGAGCGGTACGGAGGCGATCCGGAGCGGGCCGAGACTGCGGCGACCCTGCATGATGTGGCTAAATACTGGCCGGTGGAGCGCATGCGCGAAATTATCGAAGACAATGACCTGTCGGCCGAGCTTCTCCGCTATGACAAGCAGCTGTGGCATGCGGAGGTAGGAGCTTTCGTGGCAGAGAAAGAGTACGGTATTACCGACAGGGAGATTCTGGACGCCATCCGGTTCCATACCTCGGGCAGAGAAGGCATGACCTTAATGGACAAAATCGTCTGCCTGGCCGACTATATAGAACCTGGCCGCGATTTTCCGGGAGTTGACCGTATCCGTAAGCTGGCGAAATCGAGCCTCGAAGAAGGCCTTATCGCGGGCTTTGATTCGACGATCAGCCTGCTGCTGGAGAAGCGGAAGATTGTATTCCCGCTGACGCTGCTGTCAAGAAATGATTTAGTACGAGCATTGGAGGAAAAGGAATGA
- a CDS encoding CvfB family protein — protein sequence MSLIAGTIVKLEVAREVSPYGFFLNAGDQDVLLHYTELTDKVKPGDTLEVFLFFDTEDRLAATMKRPYLTLGEMALLQVADIHPRLGCFLEMGLGRQLLLPIRELPELKELHPQVGDSVYVIMEHDKQGRLRAKLAGEQELAPLAFPAPSSWKGQWLKARVYKPLQMGTFVIVDGGVLGFGAIGMIHSSERPRLLRLGEEFEARVAHIREDGRVNLSMAQRKEVGRDMDSTRILEFLQNRPGGAMPYSDATPPDIIKQRFGISKSAFKRALGKLMKEGLITQKESWTYLAQDGKGQPDGGGTGGDSAQ from the coding sequence ATGAGCCTGATCGCCGGAACGATCGTCAAGCTGGAAGTAGCGAGGGAGGTTTCTCCTTACGGGTTCTTTCTGAACGCTGGCGACCAGGATGTGCTGCTGCACTATACAGAACTTACGGACAAGGTGAAGCCGGGCGACACGCTGGAAGTCTTCCTGTTCTTCGATACGGAGGACCGTCTGGCTGCCACCATGAAGAGGCCGTATTTAACACTTGGTGAAATGGCGCTGCTGCAAGTGGCAGACATTCACCCCCGGCTCGGCTGCTTCCTGGAGATGGGACTTGGACGCCAGCTTCTGCTGCCGATCCGCGAGCTTCCCGAGCTGAAGGAGCTTCACCCGCAGGTCGGCGACAGCGTATATGTCATCATGGAGCATGACAAGCAGGGCCGTCTGCGCGCCAAGCTTGCGGGCGAGCAGGAGCTGGCTCCGCTTGCCTTCCCGGCTCCTTCGAGCTGGAAGGGACAGTGGCTGAAGGCAAGAGTCTACAAGCCTCTGCAGATGGGAACCTTCGTCATCGTGGACGGAGGCGTGCTCGGATTCGGCGCCATCGGCATGATCCATTCCTCTGAGCGGCCGAGACTTCTGCGCTTGGGCGAGGAGTTTGAAGCCCGTGTGGCGCATATCCGCGAGGACGGCCGGGTGAACCTGTCCATGGCCCAGCGCAAGGAAGTGGGCCGTGATATGGACTCGACCCGGATACTTGAATTCCTTCAGAACCGGCCGGGCGGCGCGATGCCATACTCCGACGCAACGCCGCCGGATATTATCAAGCAGCGGTTCGGTATCAGCAAATCCGCTTTCAAGCGCGCACTCGGCAAGCTGATGAAGGAAGGGCTTATCACACAGAAAGAAAGCTGGACTTATTTGGCCCAAGACGGCAAGGGACAGCCTGACGGCGGGGGAACCGGCGGCGACTCCGCCCAATAA
- a CDS encoding AAA family ATPase, with protein sequence MPVRQESMQIVNDIRMNLESCILGKTSEIRLLLTALLAGGHVLIEDVPGTGKTQLIRALAKSISGDYRRIQCNPDILPSDITGVSVYHPRDEMFHFRPGPVMTNILLADEINRATTKTQSALLEVMEERNVTVDGETYELPHPFMLCATQNPIEFEGTYTLPEAQLDRFMMRISLGYPDASTEKNLLLSHQDGQPVDKLKPVTEMERIASIQEEIRDVYISEPVLGYLLDIVRGTREHPLAMLGASPRAALSYMMACKAFAFLQERDYVLPDDVKTLASYTLGHRILLRPESRLDNITANSLLNGLLHSIQVPVTMRQ encoded by the coding sequence ATGCCCGTACGCCAAGAATCGATGCAAATCGTCAATGATATCCGCATGAATTTAGAATCCTGCATTCTCGGCAAAACGTCTGAAATAAGACTTCTGCTGACGGCATTGCTTGCCGGCGGCCACGTTCTGATCGAGGATGTGCCGGGAACGGGCAAAACCCAACTGATCCGCGCGCTCGCCAAATCGATATCGGGCGATTACCGGCGGATTCAATGCAACCCCGACATTCTGCCGAGCGATATTACCGGAGTTTCGGTATATCATCCCCGGGACGAGATGTTCCATTTCCGGCCGGGGCCGGTAATGACGAATATTTTGCTTGCAGACGAAATCAACCGCGCGACGACGAAGACCCAGTCCGCCTTGCTTGAAGTCATGGAAGAGCGGAACGTAACGGTAGACGGGGAGACGTATGAGCTTCCGCATCCCTTCATGCTCTGCGCGACCCAGAACCCGATTGAATTCGAAGGCACCTATACGCTTCCCGAAGCCCAGCTGGACCGGTTCATGATGCGGATCAGTCTCGGTTATCCGGACGCGTCGACGGAGAAGAATCTGCTGCTCAGCCACCAGGACGGCCAGCCGGTGGACAAGCTTAAGCCTGTGACGGAAATGGAGCGAATCGCCTCCATTCAGGAAGAAATCCGGGACGTCTATATCAGTGAGCCCGTACTGGGCTATCTGCTGGACATCGTCCGGGGTACGAGAGAGCATCCGCTGGCCATGCTTGGGGCCAGTCCCCGGGCCGCGTTGTCTTACATGATGGCCTGCAAGGCCTTCGCCTTTCTGCAGGAGCGGGATTATGTGCTCCCGGATGATGTCAAGACGCTGGCATCCTACACGCTTGGCCACCGCATACTGCTGCGTCCCGAGTCAAGGCTCGACAACATCACCGCGAATTCGCTGCTGAACGGGCTACTGCACAGCATTCAGGTTCCCGTCACGATGAGGCAGTGA
- a CDS encoding transglutaminase-like domain-containing protein gives MSGWWNQLKASWYRSFSLLWIFIIALQWLSYTDPVWLQQTSDSVLLTLTVIAVIEILLPVPLLYRMLVEGCAILYIVFRTINHYGLYIPYPSAPAGERLDDLLNQMTPYLWFALSAWALMLLVSYAVTSKARILLFIGTNITALAALDSFTSEVLWQEVAWTVLAGLGWLVTRHLNSFQRHYPRSWRAMLNYPLKIVVNIVLVIALVIIAGVNVPSVRPTLTDPYTAWREWNGTGTTQNRSAAKAQTDSSGTGSKGTASGYSLDDSNLGGGFAFDYSPVMSITTDTRIYMRGETRSVYSGKGWSDNIQSRRGGLDSAEVGEELENDYASKVPTKELKYSVRMLSNNRYPVLFGAYSISRIESIEGGSEAEGISWRSRDVEALVGKDLVIQGKSGTYPKSYELTSQLPVVPVQELSAKTFFQLYDGKDVPETYLQLPGSFPDRVRNLAAEVTAGANTPYEKILLLQQYLRETFPYTNQPDLSRKKSKDFVESFLFEIKEGYCDYYSTALVTMARSLDIPARWVKGYAPGEQAQLPDNVAMQVGRTTNSNYTITNADAHSWAEVYFGDYGWLPIEATPGFSAPMETENTADDQPQPSESPEQSAVNEEQTDPAGDATDTGMFSPWIVAAAAAVIAGWGSYLLWSRRVSLRFLLQRLRYGRPLSPAERIVAETERWVAMMRRKGCGREGNETLRESVNRWSGERPAAAGSLAALLDGFEKAKYSPEIIEDKDWQAVYTETLRLRTILRRK, from the coding sequence ATGAGCGGCTGGTGGAATCAGCTGAAAGCTTCCTGGTATCGTTCCTTCAGCTTGCTGTGGATCTTCATTATCGCCTTGCAGTGGCTCTCCTATACCGATCCGGTCTGGCTTCAGCAGACGAGCGACTCGGTGCTTCTGACACTGACGGTGATCGCCGTAATTGAAATTTTGCTGCCGGTTCCGCTGCTGTACCGCATGCTGGTCGAAGGCTGTGCCATTCTGTATATCGTATTCAGGACAATTAATCATTACGGACTTTATATTCCTTATCCGTCAGCGCCCGCCGGCGAACGGCTGGACGATCTGCTGAATCAGATGACACCCTACCTCTGGTTCGCGCTCAGCGCCTGGGCGCTGATGCTTCTGGTCTCGTACGCCGTTACGAGCAAAGCCCGGATTCTGCTCTTTATCGGTACGAACATCACGGCGCTTGCTGCGCTGGATTCCTTCACATCCGAGGTGCTCTGGCAGGAGGTTGCATGGACGGTGTTAGCCGGTCTTGGCTGGCTGGTAACCCGGCATCTGAACAGCTTCCAGCGGCATTATCCGCGAAGCTGGAGGGCGATGCTGAACTATCCGCTCAAAATAGTCGTCAATATCGTCCTGGTTATCGCGCTGGTTATTATTGCCGGAGTTAATGTGCCATCCGTCCGGCCCACCCTGACCGATCCGTATACGGCATGGAGAGAATGGAACGGCACCGGAACTACTCAGAACCGGAGTGCCGCGAAGGCACAGACGGACAGCAGCGGAACGGGTTCCAAAGGCACCGCCTCGGGCTATAGCCTGGACGATTCCAATCTGGGCGGCGGCTTTGCCTTCGATTACTCTCCGGTAATGTCGATCACCACGGATACGCGCATATACATGCGCGGGGAGACGAGAAGCGTCTATTCCGGCAAAGGCTGGAGCGACAATATCCAGAGCCGGCGCGGCGGGCTGGACAGCGCCGAGGTCGGCGAGGAACTGGAGAACGACTATGCCTCCAAGGTTCCGACCAAGGAGCTGAAATATTCGGTCCGCATGCTGAGCAACAACCGCTATCCCGTGCTCTTTGGCGCCTATTCCATCTCCCGTATCGAATCGATTGAAGGGGGAAGCGAGGCGGAGGGCATTTCCTGGAGAAGCCGGGACGTGGAAGCCCTGGTAGGCAAGGATCTGGTCATTCAGGGGAAGTCCGGGACCTATCCGAAATCGTACGAGCTTACGTCGCAGCTGCCCGTGGTTCCCGTGCAGGAGCTTAGCGCCAAAACATTCTTCCAGCTTTATGATGGAAAGGATGTGCCGGAAACCTATCTGCAGCTCCCGGGCAGCTTCCCGGACAGGGTGCGGAATCTTGCCGCGGAGGTGACGGCGGGAGCCAATACGCCGTATGAAAAGATCCTCCTTCTGCAACAATACTTAAGAGAAACGTTTCCTTATACGAACCAGCCCGATCTGTCCCGCAAGAAAAGCAAGGATTTCGTGGAAAGCTTTCTTTTTGAAATCAAGGAAGGCTACTGCGACTATTATTCCACGGCGCTCGTGACGATGGCCCGCTCGCTGGACATTCCGGCCCGTTGGGTCAAAGGCTATGCGCCGGGTGAGCAGGCCCAGCTTCCGGATAACGTCGCGATGCAGGTCGGCCGGACGACGAACAGCAATTACACGATAACCAATGCGGATGCCCATTCCTGGGCCGAAGTGTATTTCGGGGACTACGGCTGGCTGCCGATTGAAGCCACACCCGGCTTTAGCGCACCGATGGAGACCGAGAACACAGCTGATGATCAGCCTCAGCCCTCCGAGAGTCCGGAGCAGAGCGCGGTGAATGAAGAGCAGACCGACCCTGCCGGCGATGCGACGGATACCGGCATGTTCAGTCCCTGGATCGTGGCCGCCGCTGCTGCTGTTATCGCGGGATGGGGGAGTTATCTTCTCTGGAGCCGCCGCGTGAGCCTGCGCTTCCTGCTGCAGCGTCTGCGGTATGGACGGCCGTTGTCACCGGCTGAGAGAATAGTCGCCGAGACGGAGCGCTGGGTGGCGATGATGAGAAGAAAAGGCTGCGGAAGGGAAGGGAACGAGACGCTGCGTGAATCCGTGAACCGGTGGAGCGGAGAACGGCCCGCTGCCGCAGGAAGTCTCGCCGCTCTGCTCGACGGGTTCGAGAAGGCGAAGTACAGTCCCGAAATAATAGAAGACAAAGATTGGCAAGCCGTGTATACTGAAACTTTACGGCTGCGTACGATTCTCAGACGGAAATAG